The following coding sequences are from one bacterium SCSIO 12741 window:
- a CDS encoding prepilin-type N-terminal cleavage/methylation domain-containing protein encodes MTIKKPALKSVFQHRSEAFSLTELLIVLAIIGILILIALPNLMPKIAEAKAQEAKLQLKHIHTLQKTYFYVHTKYSTDMAELGFEHAKLTTDGGNANYQIEVVEANNATFLARATAISDFDGDGQLNVWEIDQDLNLKEVTKD; translated from the coding sequence ATGACCATCAAGAAGCCAGCATTAAAGTCTGTATTTCAGCACCGATCTGAGGCCTTTTCCTTAACTGAATTGCTCATTGTATTAGCCATTATTGGAATTCTTATCCTCATTGCATTACCCAACCTAATGCCCAAAATTGCTGAGGCCAAAGCCCAGGAAGCTAAGCTTCAGTTGAAGCACATTCATACGCTTCAAAAAACCTATTTCTATGTGCATACCAAATACTCCACGGACATGGCGGAATTGGGATTTGAACATGCCAAGCTGACCACTGATGGTGGAAATGCCAATTACCAGATAGAGGTGGTAGAAGCGAATAATGCGACCTTTTTGGCAAGGGCTACAGCGATTTCAGATTTCGATGGAGATGGCCAACTTAACGTTTGGGAAATCGACCAGGATCTGAATCTCAAGGAAGTGACCAAAGACTAA
- a CDS encoding DNA-deoxyinosine glycosylase, whose translation MPDSNGSSHNTFLSTYPIPQPRVLILGTMPSVKSLEDYFYYAHPRNAFWPILFDLFAQTPSSDKKKRTQLIENHHLALWDVLHGCQRKGSLDQAIQQEVPNDIKGLLKKHPSIQTIAFNGQPAFKFYKRHLGPPTIPHLILPSTSPAHASKTKLQKQEEWAALLPCLLPKD comes from the coding sequence ATGCCTGATTCGAATGGATCTTCCCACAATACATTCCTTTCCACCTATCCTATCCCCCAACCGCGTGTCCTAATCTTGGGTACCATGCCCAGTGTAAAATCCCTGGAGGATTACTTTTATTACGCTCATCCCAGAAATGCCTTTTGGCCTATTCTGTTTGATCTATTCGCTCAAACTCCTTCCTCGGATAAAAAAAAACGAACCCAACTCATTGAAAACCATCACCTGGCCTTATGGGATGTTCTACACGGTTGTCAACGAAAAGGGAGTCTGGATCAGGCCATTCAACAGGAGGTTCCAAATGATATCAAAGGGTTACTCAAAAAACACCCCAGTATCCAGACCATCGCATTCAATGGGCAACCGGCCTTCAAATTCTACAAACGGCACCTCGGACCGCCCACTATTCCCCACTTAATTCTCCCGAGTACAAGCCCGGCACATGCCTCCAAAACCAAGCTTCAAAAGCAAGAAGAATGGGCCGCACTACTACCCTGTCTTTTACCGAAAGATTAA
- the mnmA gene encoding tRNA 2-thiouridine(34) synthase MnmA — protein MKRVVVGLSGGVDSSVTALLLQQQGYEVIGMFMRNWHDNSVIISEECPWVEDSTDAQLIAEQLGIPYQVIDLSEEYKERIVDYMFREYEAGRTPNPDVLCNREVKFDLFLKAALQLDADYVATGHYCRKETMEIEGKPVHRLLAGLDPNKDQSYFLCQLNQEQLSRALFPIGHLQKSEVRKLALEAGLVTADKKDSQGLCFIGKVRLPEFLQQQLKPKSGEVLEVEANLEQYSQQFDRKEEYNQAELVAMSRPYSYENQEADYRIAGKHNGAHYFTVGQRKGLGIGGTTEPLFVLHTDTVANKVYTGQGHDHPGLYRKGLFIPTNDVHWVRDDLALEPGESRRYDLRIRYRQPLVGGKLFCESEGLYLIFDEPMWGITPGQFASWYQGEELIGSGVIS, from the coding sequence ATGAAAAGAGTGGTAGTTGGCCTTAGTGGCGGAGTAGATAGCAGCGTTACAGCCCTTTTATTGCAGCAGCAAGGATATGAGGTGATCGGAATGTTTATGCGAAACTGGCATGACAACTCGGTTATCATTTCGGAAGAATGCCCTTGGGTGGAGGACAGTACAGATGCCCAGCTTATCGCCGAACAATTGGGCATCCCCTACCAGGTAATCGACTTGAGCGAAGAATACAAGGAACGAATCGTGGATTACATGTTCCGGGAATACGAAGCTGGAAGAACGCCTAATCCTGACGTTTTGTGTAACCGGGAGGTAAAATTTGACCTTTTCCTGAAAGCTGCTCTCCAACTTGATGCAGACTATGTAGCTACCGGACACTATTGCCGAAAGGAAACGATGGAAATCGAAGGAAAACCAGTTCATCGCCTACTCGCCGGATTGGATCCCAATAAAGATCAAAGCTATTTCTTGTGTCAGCTAAATCAGGAGCAACTCTCCCGTGCTCTTTTCCCCATTGGTCATTTGCAAAAATCGGAGGTTAGAAAATTGGCCCTGGAGGCCGGATTGGTAACTGCTGATAAAAAGGACTCTCAAGGTCTTTGTTTTATCGGAAAAGTTAGACTTCCGGAATTTTTGCAACAGCAGCTTAAGCCCAAATCGGGTGAAGTACTTGAAGTGGAAGCTAATTTGGAACAATACAGCCAACAATTTGATCGCAAAGAAGAGTACAATCAGGCAGAATTGGTAGCCATGAGCCGTCCTTACTCGTACGAGAATCAGGAAGCCGATTATCGAATAGCCGGAAAACACAATGGAGCTCACTATTTTACTGTAGGACAGCGAAAAGGACTGGGGATTGGAGGAACCACTGAACCTCTTTTTGTATTGCACACGGATACGGTGGCCAACAAAGTATATACGGGTCAAGGACATGATCACCCGGGACTGTACCGTAAGGGCCTGTTCATTCCAACAAATGACGTGCATTGGGTAAGAGACGACTTAGCGCTCGAGCCTGGAGAAAGCCGTCGCTACGATTTACGGATTCGCTACCGTCAACCTTTGGTAGGTGGTAAACTCTTTTGTGAGTCCGAAGGCCTTTACCTGATCTTTGATGAACCTATGTGGGGAATTACACCAGGACAATTTGCATCCTGGTATCAAGGAGAAGAGCTAATCGGTTCAGGAGTTATTTCCTGA
- a CDS encoding DUF2452 domain-containing protein, whose protein sequence is MSEENINPIDKDKITETPHSLEYGHHRGSAVVKPEDQGKIKGRAMAAMEEQTGRQMEQIQEQIELLAKQAKKLQSRVEISERIYTAEMSFEPLIGKIYFLYQKEDGIFQLSLLSPQDWGRRLQHHYVAKVSLMADHTWDVLELNE, encoded by the coding sequence ATGAGTGAAGAGAACATTAATCCCATCGATAAGGATAAGATAACGGAAACTCCCCACAGCCTTGAATATGGCCATCATCGGGGTAGTGCTGTAGTGAAGCCCGAGGATCAAGGGAAAATAAAGGGCCGTGCCATGGCTGCTATGGAAGAGCAGACGGGGCGGCAGATGGAGCAAATCCAGGAGCAGATCGAATTGCTCGCTAAACAGGCTAAAAAGCTCCAGAGTAGGGTAGAAATCAGTGAGCGGATTTATACCGCCGAAATGTCCTTCGAGCCCCTTATTGGCAAAATCTATTTCCTCTATCAAAAGGAAGATGGAATTTTCCAATTATCCCTTCTTTCTCCACAAGACTGGGGAAGACGCCTGCAACACCATTACGTGGCCAAAGTGAGCCTAATGGCCGATCACACTTGGGATGTACTTGAGCTAAACGAGTAG
- a CDS encoding peptidase M14 — protein MPWQILDPASVSYSEYQHPAFPNRRFNCDHFYAQLNQVRAYKGFEVSFLGSSIEGRDIHAVRWGTGPIKVVLWSQMHGNESTATRAFFDLFEFLNKGSGCEQWSEQLSLVFIPVLNPDGLERFQRRNAWDIDLNRDAVSQSSPEIKILWETIKQEKADWCFNMHDQRNLFNVQGTSTPATIAFLSPSTGKPEFSQNQADAQMLIDQLNKDLQHRIPGAISRFTDEFYPSATGDNLQQQGYRTVLVESGGHRKDPERMVAREMNFWLLLHSFDLIASGKWHKGTRMGYGTIPENDQKMVDLMLRNVRIEHNGQSLVTDVGIEYKEVQISDNPEEFEIQAFVSQLGDLRHYHGYEEWDAEGQYTASPLKWQGQASFVLSGNNEKFVHVENGQIRYE, from the coding sequence ATGCCCTGGCAAATTCTTGATCCTGCTTCTGTAAGCTATTCTGAATATCAACACCCGGCCTTTCCCAACCGTCGCTTTAACTGTGACCATTTTTATGCTCAGCTCAATCAAGTTAGAGCGTATAAAGGATTTGAAGTAAGCTTCTTAGGTTCTTCTATCGAAGGGAGGGATATACATGCTGTTCGATGGGGTACTGGGCCTATCAAGGTTGTACTCTGGTCGCAGATGCATGGTAATGAATCGACAGCCACCCGTGCTTTTTTCGATTTGTTTGAGTTTCTGAACAAGGGATCTGGTTGCGAGCAATGGAGTGAACAATTGTCGCTGGTTTTTATTCCCGTATTAAACCCGGACGGATTGGAACGATTCCAGCGTAGAAATGCCTGGGATATTGATTTAAACCGCGACGCGGTCAGTCAGTCCTCTCCAGAAATAAAAATTCTTTGGGAAACCATAAAGCAGGAAAAGGCCGATTGGTGCTTCAATATGCACGATCAGCGCAACCTGTTTAATGTTCAAGGAACAAGTACTCCAGCTACCATTGCCTTTTTATCGCCTTCAACGGGTAAGCCTGAGTTTAGTCAAAATCAGGCGGATGCTCAAATGTTGATCGACCAATTGAACAAAGATCTTCAACATCGCATTCCTGGGGCTATTTCCCGATTTACGGATGAATTTTACCCATCCGCTACCGGAGATAATTTGCAGCAGCAGGGGTACCGAACCGTTTTGGTAGAGTCAGGCGGACATCGTAAAGATCCGGAACGAATGGTGGCTCGGGAAATGAATTTTTGGTTGCTCCTGCATAGTTTCGACTTAATCGCATCAGGAAAATGGCATAAAGGCACTCGCATGGGGTATGGCACCATTCCAGAAAATGACCAGAAAATGGTCGATTTAATGCTGCGAAATGTGCGGATTGAACACAATGGTCAATCACTTGTTACCGATGTGGGTATTGAATACAAGGAGGTACAGATCTCAGATAATCCCGAAGAGTTTGAAATTCAAGCCTTTGTTAGCCAATTAGGCGATTTGCGGCATTACCACGGTTATGAAGAGTGGGATGCTGAAGGCCAATACACTGCAAGTCCTCTAAAATGGCAAGGGCAGGCAAGTTTTGTTTTAAGCGGGAATAATGAGAAATTTGTACACGTAGAAAACGGACAGATCCGCTATGAGTGA